The Chaetodon trifascialis isolate fChaTrf1 chromosome 16, fChaTrf1.hap1, whole genome shotgun sequence genome includes a region encoding these proteins:
- the LOC139345155 gene encoding RING finger protein 145-like, with protein sequence MAVKDRVEAVLNVGLRVPSIMLLDVLYRWDVSSFFQKIQRSSLSNNPLFQYKYLALYLHYVGYILSLVLLTLPRQHLVKLYLYVLTALLLFAGHQVSRDYVRSELESGHEGPVYLEPLSMNRFTTALIGQLVVCTLCSCVMQTKRIWLFSAHLLPLVARLCLVPLETIVFINKFSMIFTGLEVIYFLASNLLVPYNLAKTAYRELAQVVEVYGLLALGMSLWNQLVLPVLFMCFWLLLFALQIYSYFSTRDQPTSRERLLFLFLTSIAECCSTPYSLLGLVFTVSFIALGVLTLCKFYLQGYRAFMNDNTMHRGMTEGITLLILAVQTGLIELQVIHRAFLLSIILFIVVASILQSMLEIADPIVLALGASRDKSLWKHFRAVSLCLFLLIFPAYMAYMICQFFHMDFWLLIIISSSILTSLQVLGTLLIYVLFMVEEFRKAPVENMDEVIYCVNGTYRLLEFLVAVCVVCYGVSETVFGEWSVMGSTIILVHSYYNVWLRAQLGWQSFLLRRDAVNKIKSLPTASNTQLQQYNDICAICYQDMNSAVITPCSHFFHAGCLKKWLYVQETCPLCHSQLKSQSPTTAAPNQDVPAGQNEATASKKQQDGSLPDDRKKEGTGEQEGVSGPVSSGVPSASQHLKTSSSSFSSSPIVTESRNQSPADRPSSSSSSSSSDTLGIPPTPCNSHHSSSQSQAQTKMTSAEPTSQLNPGFLLVRRKSSTSPSSQPDHPTSPSEEQRPLPCSL encoded by the exons ATGGCAGTGAAGGACCGTGTTGAGGCGGTGCTCAATGTGGGTCTACGTGTTCCCAGCATCATGCTGCTGGATGTCCTGTACCGCTGGGACGTCAGCTCCTTCTTCCAGAAGATCCAGCGCTCCAGCCTCTCCAACAACCCCCTGTTTCAGTACAAATACCTGGCACTCTACCTGCATTACGTAG GTTACATCCTGAGCTTGGTGCTCCTGACTCTGCCTCGTCAGCACCTGGTTAAACTCTACCTGTATGTCCTCACggccctgctgctgtttgctggtcACCAAGTTTCaag GGATTATGTCCGCAGTGAACTGGAGTCCGGCCATGAAGGACCTGTCTATTTGGAACCTCTGTCCATGAACAGATTCACCACTGCGCTCATAG GTCAGCTGGTGGTGTGTACGCTATGTTCCTGTGTGATGCAGACCAAGAGGATTTGGCTTTTCTctgctcacctcctccctctggtGGCCAGACTGTGTCTGGTCCCACTGGAGACCATTGTCTTCATCAATAAGTTCTCCATGATCTTCACAGGCCTGGAGGTCATTTACTTCCTGGCTTCTAATTTGTTGGTACCATACAACCTGGCCAAGACTGCCTACAGGGAGCTGGCTCAG GTGGTGGAAGTTTACGGGCTGCTAGCTTTGGGAATGTCTCTGTGGAACCAGTTGGTCCTTCCGGTtctcttcatgtgtttctggctgctgctgtttgctttgcagATCTACTCCTACTTCAGTACCAGAGACCAGCCTACCTCAAGAGAGAggctccttttcctctttcttacCAG TATTGCAGAATGTTGTAGTACACCGTACTCCCTGCTGGGTCTGGTTTTTACTGTCTCCTTCATTGCTCTGGGAGTTCTCACACTCTGCAAGTTCTATCTTCAAGGTTACAGAGCCTTTATGAATGACAACACCATGCACAG GGGGATGACAGAAGGCATCACCCTGCTGATCCTAGCTGTCCAGACTGGCCTCATCGAGCTTCAGGTCATCCACCGAgccttccttctctccatcatcctcttcatTGTTGTTGCTTCCATCTTGCAGTCCATGCTGGAGATAGCTGACCCCATAGTCCTGGCCCTGGGAGCATCCAGAGACAA GAGTTTGTGGAAACACTTCAGAGcggtgtctctgtgtctgttcctgCTGATCTTTCCAGCCTACATGGCCTATATGATCTGCCAGTTCTTCCACATGGACTTCTGGcttctcatcatcatctcttcctccatcctcacctcccTGCAG gTCCTTGGCACTCTGCTGATCTACGTTCTGTTCATGGTGGAGGAGTTCCGTAAGGCTCCAGTAGAGAACATGGATGAAGTTATCTACTGTGTCAATGGGACGTACAGATTGCTGGAGTTCCTG GTTGcggtgtgtgtggtgtgctACGGCGTGTCAGAGACGGTATTCGGGGAGTGGAGTGTGATGGGCAGCACCATCATCCTAGTCCACTCTTACTATAACGTCTGGCTCAGAGCCCAGCTGGGCTGGCAGAGCTTCCTGCTCAGGAGAGATGCTGTAAACAAGATCAAAAGCCTCCCCACAGCTAGCAACACGCAGCTGCAACAGTACAACGACATCTGTGCTATCTGCTACCAG GACATGAACAGTGCCGTGATCACTCCGTGTAGTCATTTCTTCCACGCTGGCTGTCTGAAGAAATGGCTTTACGTCCAGGAGACATGCCCCCTCTGTCACTCGCAACTCAAGAGCCAATCACCAACCACCGCTGCCCCCAACCAAGATGTCCCTGCAGGGCAAAACGAAGCCACAGCCAGTAAGAAACAGCAAGATGGTTCCCTTCCTGAtgacagaaagaaggagggaacaggagagcaggagggagttAGTGGACCTGTCTCCTCTGGTGTGCCCTCTGCTTCCCAGCACCTGAagacttcatcatcatctttctcttcttccccAATTGTGACTGAATCTAGGAACCAGTCGCCCGCTGATCGTCCTTcgtcgtcttcctcctcctcttcttctgacaCTTTGGgcatcccccccaccccctgcaACTCTCATCACTCATCCTCACAGTCACAGGCCCAGACAAAGATGACCTCTGCTGAACCCACCTCTCAGCTCAATCCAGGCTTCCTACTGGTCAGACGGAAGTCATCTACCAGTCCATCATCACAGCCTGACCATCCCACTTCCCCCTCTGAGGAACAAAGGCCTCTTCCATGCAGCCTCTGA